The sequence CGCTGTCTGTGTCAGGGATGCCTGTTGGAGGGTTTACATTCATAGGGTTTCTGCCCTCAAAGAGGACACAAAGGGTAAAGGCATTGAAAGACCTGAGCTTAGAGAAAAGGACATTGGTTTTCTATGAGGCGCCTCATAGGCTTCTTGAGACACTTGCTGATATAGAGGAGATATTTGGAAGCAGGATGGCAGTTGTGATAAAGGAGATAACAAAGCTCCATGAGGAGGCAATGCATGGAAGTATCCCTGAGCTAAGGGCATCCATTCAGGAAAAAACCATAGCAGGCGAGTATGTCATTATCGTTGAAGGCAGAAAGATAAAAGAGGTATCCTTCGGTGAGGCACTCTCTGAGGTAATGGCATTAATCAAGAAGGGCATGGGAAGAAAAGAGGCTGTAAAAACAGTTGCCAGAGAATACGGTATAAGTAAAAATGAGCTTTACGAAAAGAGTCTTCTAAGATGAAGACTGTCATCATATGGCTTTCGGTTGTATTTGTTCTTTCAGTGTATCCATTTAAGGGAGGCGCAGGGGTCCCTTACAGGGATGAGGCGATTCATTTTATCGTCTATGCCATCACATGCGCACTTTTTTTCACATTCCTTATAAGAAGGATGCGGCTTCTCAGTGCCCTTGTCGTATCGGTTTTGCTGTCAGCAGGGTATGGGCTTTTGATGGAGGTCATACAGCAGGTTATTACGGCATCGAGAAGGTTTTCCGTTTCAGATGTGGTTTCAAACATAGCAGGAGCGATTTCATCGGCAGTGTTTATTGCAGTCAAAAGGAGAGGAAGATGAGACTTCTTTCCTTGACTCGATAGCGAATTTTTATTTATCATAACAGCCTGAGGTGAGGATGAAAGTCGCAATCGGATGTGACCACGCAGGCATTGAGATGAAAGAGGAAATAAGCGGTCTCCTTAAGGATATGGGGGTCGAGCTGGTAGACATGGGCACAAGCACCCCTGAATCCGTAGATTATCCTGATTTCGGAGAGAAGGTGGCAGAGGCAGTCTCGAAAGGCATGTTTGAGCGGGGGGTTTTAATATGCGGAACAGGGATAGGCATGTCAATTGTGGCAAATAAATTTCCACGCATAAGGGCATCTCTTTGTAACGACCTATTTACCGCAAAGATGAGCAGGCTTCATAACGATGCAAACATACTCGTCATAGGCGGAAGAATCGTTGGAAAGGGTCTTGCGAGAGAGATTGCAAAGGTATGGTTTGAAACTCCCTTTGAAAGCGGAAGACACCTTCAGAGGCTTAAGAAAATCAGCCTTATCGAGGAAAAGGCAAAAAGAACTTATGAGCCTGAATGAGCTTAAACTCATAGACCCAGAGGTTTATGAGGCAATCGAGAAAGAGATAAACAGGGAAAGGGAAAAGATTGTCCTCATAGCCTCTGAAAACTATGCAAGCAAGGCGGTTTTAGAGGCGCAAGGCTCTATATTTACCAATAAGTATGCAGAAGGCTATCCGTCAAAAAGATACTACGCAGGATGCGAATATGCAGATATAGTCGAAAACATTGCAATCGAAAGGGCAAAAGAGCTTTTCTCCGCAGAGCATGTAAATGTTCAGCCACATTCAGGCACACAGGCGAATATGGCAGTGTATTTTGCCTTTCTTAAGCCCGGTGACACTATATTGGGAATGAGCCTGAGTCATGGCGGACATCTGTCTCACGGTGCGCCTGTGAATTTCTCGGGGATGCTTTATAAGAACATATCATACGGTGTCGATAAAGACGGATACATAGATTACGATGAGGTAGAAAGGCTTGCACTTAAGCACAGACCAAAGATGCTCCTTGCAGGTGCAAGCGCCTATTCAAGGACAATAGACTTTAAGGCATTCAGTGATATAGCAAAGAAAGTGAATGCATATCTTACTGCTGACATAGCCCACATAGCAGGCATTATTGCAGGAGGGCTTCATCCCACACCTCTGCCTTACGCTGATTTTGTGACAACCACAACTCATAAAACCTTAAGGGGACCAAGGGGCGGGGTAATCATGTGCAGGGCTGAATACGCAAAGGCAATAGACAGGATGATATTCCCCGGCATACAGGGAGGCCCGCTTGTTCATATCATAGCCGCAAAGGCAGTTGCATTCAAAGAAGCCCTTCTGCCTTCATTCAGGCAATATCAGGAATCTGTCATAAGAAATGCAAAAAGGCTTGCAGAGGAAATGATGACAAGGGGCTTTAAGGTCATCTCCAATGGCACGGATAATCACCTGATGCTTATCGACCTTACAAATAACGATATCACGGGAAAAGAGGTAGAGGACATACTCGATAAGATTGGAATCACTGTCAATAAAAACCCGATTCCATTCGATGAGAGGCCTCCTGCCATTACAAGCGGTATAAGGATAGGCACGCCATCGGTTACTACCAGAGGGATGTCTGAAAACGAAATGGCAGAAATTGCAGAGATGATAGATATTGCTATCAAAAATAAAAATAACGAATCGGTGAAGGCAGAGATTAAGGCAAAGACAGCAAAGCTCTGCAGAGAATTTCCAATATATCGGGAGCTATGATATGAAGTGCCCTTTTTGCGGACATATCGAAGACAAGGTGATAGACTCACGAGCAGGCAAAGACGGCGATGTGATTCGTAGAAGAAGGGAATGCCTGAAATGCGAAAAGCGTTTCACCTCATACGAGAGAATCGAGGAGGTCCATCCAATGGTGATTAAAAAGGATGGCAGACGGGAGCCATTTGACAGACAAAAAATCCTTCATGGGCTTGAGAAGGCATGCGAGAAAAGACCCATTCCAGTCGAAATCAGAGAGTCGGTTGCTAACCAGATCGAGAAAAAGCTCCTGAGCTTAGGCGAAAAGGAAATCCCAAGCTCACGCATCGGAGATGAGGTTATGTCTTCGCTTAAAGATCTCGATAAGGTCGCATATGTGAGGTTTGCCTCTGTTTACAGGGACTTCAAGGATGCCTTTGAGTTTATGGATGAGGTTAAAACACTGTTTGAGCAAAAAGGTAAAACTAAAAAGCAGGAAGGTAGATAAGGCAGGACTGCTATGGGCAATAAGATAAAACTTGCGATTGCAGGTATTGGAAACTGTGCAAGCTCTTTGATTCAGGGTATTGGATATTATAGCCAAATAAAGGGACATTTGAGTCCATTAGGACTTATGCATTATGAAATAGGCGGATACAGGGTTAAAGACATAGAGGTCGTTTCTGCATTTGACATAGATAAAAGAAAGGTT is a genomic window of Nitrospirota bacterium containing:
- the rsmI gene encoding 16S rRNA (cytidine(1402)-2'-O)-methyltransferase encodes the protein MEGRKPYPLKGTLYIVATPIGNLEDITLRALRVLKEVDVIAVEDTRHSLKLLSHYEIKGKPLISYWAEREKVKSEEVMKRLNLGQSVALISDSGTPAISDPGGVLVRKALDSGILVVPVPGPSALIAALSVSGMPVGGFTFIGFLPSKRTQRVKALKDLSLEKRTLVFYEAPHRLLETLADIEEIFGSRMAVVIKEITKLHEEAMHGSIPELRASIQEKTIAGEYVIIVEGRKIKEVSFGEALSEVMALIKKGMGRKEAVKTVAREYGISKNELYEKSLLR
- the vanZ gene encoding VanZ family protein, with the translated sequence MKTVIIWLSVVFVLSVYPFKGGAGVPYRDEAIHFIVYAITCALFFTFLIRRMRLLSALVVSVLLSAGYGLLMEVIQQVITASRRFSVSDVVSNIAGAISSAVFIAVKRRGR
- the rpiB gene encoding ribose 5-phosphate isomerase B — encoded protein: MKVAIGCDHAGIEMKEEISGLLKDMGVELVDMGTSTPESVDYPDFGEKVAEAVSKGMFERGVLICGTGIGMSIVANKFPRIRASLCNDLFTAKMSRLHNDANILVIGGRIVGKGLAREIAKVWFETPFESGRHLQRLKKISLIEEKAKRTYEPE
- a CDS encoding serine hydroxymethyltransferase, giving the protein MSLNELKLIDPEVYEAIEKEINREREKIVLIASENYASKAVLEAQGSIFTNKYAEGYPSKRYYAGCEYADIVENIAIERAKELFSAEHVNVQPHSGTQANMAVYFAFLKPGDTILGMSLSHGGHLSHGAPVNFSGMLYKNISYGVDKDGYIDYDEVERLALKHRPKMLLAGASAYSRTIDFKAFSDIAKKVNAYLTADIAHIAGIIAGGLHPTPLPYADFVTTTTHKTLRGPRGGVIMCRAEYAKAIDRMIFPGIQGGPLVHIIAAKAVAFKEALLPSFRQYQESVIRNAKRLAEEMMTRGFKVISNGTDNHLMLIDLTNNDITGKEVEDILDKIGITVNKNPIPFDERPPAITSGIRIGTPSVTTRGMSENEMAEIAEMIDIAIKNKNNESVKAEIKAKTAKLCREFPIYREL
- the nrdR gene encoding transcriptional repressor NrdR, producing MKCPFCGHIEDKVIDSRAGKDGDVIRRRRECLKCEKRFTSYERIEEVHPMVIKKDGRREPFDRQKILHGLEKACEKRPIPVEIRESVANQIEKKLLSLGEKEIPSSRIGDEVMSSLKDLDKVAYVRFASVYRDFKDAFEFMDEVKTLFEQKGKTKKQEGR